In one window of Nicotiana tabacum cultivar K326 chromosome 12, ASM71507v2, whole genome shotgun sequence DNA:
- the LOC107778850 gene encoding fatty acid elongase 3-like, translating into MNLSLAAATIKRINYWLSEQKSIVAFQWSPIMWGSTWSFLIISISTYIITSATLHLLLLLIGRRRPIPLGPIPALHSLAMSLISATIFLGILSSAAAEIRDTRWIWQRSKTPFQWLLCFPIGTRPSGRVFFWSYVFYLSRFLHIFRTFLTILRRRTLSFFQLFNHSILICMSFLWLEFSQSFQVIAILLMTLVFTLVYGYRFWTEIGFRRARVPFVMNCHLIFLVCNLACHIGVLLLHFYKGGCNGMGAWFFNSVLNSFVLLIFLRSYVKTYYLIRENYFHVAASSISEVGDFVTSQTSNKSVVSSCGPKI; encoded by the coding sequence ATGAACCTTAGTTTAGCAGCAGCAACAATAAAACGAATCAACTACTGGTTATCGGAACAAAAATCAATTGTAGCATTTCAATGGAGTCCAATAATGTGGGGGTCAACTTGGTCATTTCTCATAATCTCTATATCCACTTATATAATCACCTCCGCCACGCTCCACCTTCTTCTCCTCCTCATAGGGCGGCGCCGCCCCATTCCACTAGGACCCATCCCCGCCCTTCACAGCCTCGCCATGTCCCTCATCTCCGCCACCATCTTCCTCGGAATCCTCTCCTCCGCCGCCGCGGAAATTCGTGACACGCGGTGGATATGGCAGCGTTCTAAAACCCCGTTTCAATGGCTTCTTTGTTTCCCTATAGGTACGCGCCCTTCAGGGCGCGTGTTCTTCTGGTCATACGTTTTTTACCTCTCTCGCTTCCTTCACATTTTTCGCACGTTTTTAACCATCTTACGACGTCGTACGCTCTCCTTTTTCCAACTATTTAACCACTCTATTCTTATTTGCATGTCATTTCTTTGGCTTGAATTTTCACAATCATTTCAAGTCATAGCAATTTTACTAATGACTTTGGTTTTTACTTTGGTTTACGGGTACCGTTTTTGGACTGAGATCGGGTTTCGGAGGGCCCGTGTTCCGTTTGTGATGAATTGTCATTTAATTTTCTTGGTCTGTAATTTGGCTTGTCATATTGGAGTGCTTCTGTTGCATTTTTATAAAGGCGGATGCAATGGAATGGGAGCTTGGTTTTTTAACTCTGTACTAAATAGCTTTGTGCTTTTGATATTCTTGAGATCTTATGTAAAGACGTATTATTTGATTAGAGAAAATTACTTTCATGTTGCTGCTTCGTCGATTTCTGAAGTTGGAGATTTCGTAACTTCACAAACAAGCAATAAGTCAGTGGTGAGCAGTTGCGGACCCAAGATTTAA